The sequence below is a genomic window from Meiothermus sp. Pnk-1.
GACGCGCGAGGGGCGGCCCGAGTCGGTGTAGGAAAGGACCTCGAGCGAGAGCACCTCCCCCACCGCAGCCCCCTGGGCCAAAAGCCGCTGGGCCACCGCAGCCGGCGAGAGGGTAAGCGCCCAGGGACTTTTGGGGCTTTGCGAGTAGGGGTCGGGGCGCGGCAACAAGTAGGGAACCGAGCGGCCCCAGACCTCCTCCGCGGCGGCGGTGTAACCGCCCGAATCGGCGTGGTAGACGGCGGCGATGGGCTGGTTGGCGTAGCTCACGATGAGGGTGCGGGTAGCCTGCACGGCGGCGGTGTGTTCGGGGGTCTCCACCCCGCGCCCGCCATAGACCTGGCAGCGCTCATCGGCGCAGAGGTCGTAGAGGCCGCTGGGGTTGAGCCGGCTGAGGGCGAAGGTGCGGGCCAGGATGGCCTGGGCTTGCAACGCCGCAGCGGGAAAGGAGCGCGGAACCTCGGCGGGCAGCACTCCCAACAGGTAGTCCTCGAGCCAGACCCGGTTGATCAGCAACAGCCGCCCGTTTTGGGCCACCACCAAAAGGCTCCCGCGGTAAGCTTTATCCCCCAGGATGAAGCCATCCCCGGCCAGCTCGACCCAGGGCCCGACCTTCTGCCCGTCTACCAGCACCTCGCTCCCGCTTTGGGCGAGGCCCACCGGGCCGCCCGGAAAAGCCTGGCGGCCCCCCGCGGTGATCCGCTGGTGGCTTCCCAGGGTTATTTGGGCGCTGGGGGCCTCCAGCAACAGCACCCGCAGCAAGAGGTCGGGCTGCTGGGCCAGGGCCGTGGCCAGGAAAACGGCGAGGGCCAAGAGCCAGCGCGGCAGGGTCATCCCAAACAGTATACGCGGGGGTGGGCTCGAGGCTGTGACGGCTAAACCTCGAGCCCCACACTCCCCACCGCCGGGGCCTGGCGCAACCGCTCGAGCACCCCTTCCCCGTGCTTGAGGAGGTACATCAAGAAGGGATAAACCCGCTCCTGGGGCGCACCACCCGGGGTGAGGTGGAGCCTGAGGCGCTCGAACTGCGCGCGCACGAGGCCCTCCTTGCGCAGCTCGGCCTGCAAGAGCTTGTGGTGCAACCGCTCGAGCTCGTGGGTCACGCGTTTTTGGGACCGGCGGCGGGAGTGCTCTAGGGTCGGCTCGAACTGCGCCAGCAAGCCCTGAACCTCGGCAAACTTGGCCGCGATCTCGCCGAGGGAGGCCTCGAGCTGCCGGGCCAAGGCGTGCTGCCGGGCCAGCGCCTCCAGGAACTTCCCTTCGGGATCGGACTGGAAGGCCCAGGGGTCGAGGCCGTAGCGCCCCAGGATGCGCCGGATAGGGGGCTCGAGCACCGTGGCCCCCATCCGCCGGATCACCGCGGGAGGCTCGAGGCCGTGCAGCCGGTAGACCCCGCCCAGCTCGGCCACGTACTTGAGCTCGCCCGGCCCCACCACGAAGCCGGCGGTGGGCAACACCAGGTCTTGCAACACCGGGCGCAGCCCCGCCGCCGGGGTGATGCGCGCAGGGTGGCGGTGCAGGATCGCCAGGAGGTCGGCCGGGGTATAGCGGCGCTCGCCGTCCTCGAAATGGCCCTCCCGAAAACGCAGCAGGCGGCGCACCCCATCCTCGCCCTCGAGGAACAGGTTGGTCGCGGCCTCACCCCGGCCCAGCGCCGGCTCGAGCCCATCGGCCCGCATCCGGGCGGCGGTCTGGTTGATGGCTTCGGCGGAAGCCAAGGGCATGGCGATCTCGCGCTCGAGCGCCGGGACGAAAAGCGGGGCCAGCTCGGGGGCCATGGGGTCGAGGACCACCAGCCCCTCGCTTCCCAGAAACTCCAGCAGCAACCGGGCGAACACCTCGCTATACGACCACTCCCCCACCATCGCCCGGCAGATCCGCTCCCGCACCGAAGGGACCCCCCCAAACCTTCCCAGCAAGGCGCAGACCTGCTCCAGGTAAGGGCCGAAAGGGATACGGCCCGTGGGGCGGGAACGGGGCAGCTCGAGGCCGAGCGTGTGCAAGCGCTCGTCCAGGTCCAGCAGCCGCACCGAGCGCACCTCGTCGGTATCGTGGTCCTGCGAGGCGACCCAGAACACCGCCACCACCGCCCGCCCAGGGGCGTCGTACTGGCGGGCCAAGGCCAAGGCAGAGTGGGCCTTGTAAAAGGTGAAGGCGGGGCCGGTGAGGAGCCCGGCCTGCTGCCCGGTGACGATGGCCCGGCTATGCGGTTCCCCCAACCGGCGGGCGGCGGCGAGGCTGGCGGGGGGGGCGCCGATGCGGTGTAAGTAGGCTAGCAGCCCGGCCATCAATTCGGCCCGAGGGGCCGGGCGGGGACGCTCGAGCAGCTCGGGCAAATCCTCGAGGCCATAGGGCAGGTAGGGGCGGAGTCGTTCGGACGTGGTCGGCACGGCAAATCTCCATCAGAGCATCGGACAATTCCCGCAAGGCCGGTTGCAGCAGATCACAATCCGAGCGCTGCCTGCCCCTATCCCGCTACCCGGCGCAGCTCCTCCGGGCGCAAGACCAAGATGCGGCGGTAGCCGAGTTCGATGGTCTCCTCGAGCGCCAACTCGCCCAGCACCTTGGTCACGGTCTCGCGGGTCGAGGCGGCGAGGTGGGCCAGGTCCTGGTGGGAAAGGGTGATCTCGTACCCTTCTTCCCCCTCGCGCATGGCCGCCAACAGGGCTTTGGCCAATCGGGGCAGCACCTCCTTGAAGCGCAGGTCGCGCAGGCGCTCCTCGGCCTTGCGCAACCGCTGGGAGAGCAGGATCAGAAAAGCGGTCTGGGCCGCCGGGAAACGGGACATCAGCCGCTGCAAATCCTCCCGGGAAGCCGAGAACAGCTCAGAGTCCACCAGCGGCTCGGCGAACACCCCATAGCGCCCCTCTGGGAGCAACGCGGCCTCACCGAAGATCTCCCCGGTCCCCACCACCGTGAGGGTGATCTCCTCTTCCTGGGCGCCCAGCTGGAACAGCCGTACCCAGCCCTCCTTCACGTAGTACAGCGTGCGGGCCTCGTCCTCGGGGTAGCACAAGTAGCTGCCCCGCCGGGCCGAGAACGGGTGAAAAACCCGCTCAGCCTCCCCACGGGCTTCGGGGGGCAACGCAGCGAGGAACTGCGGAATCATGGCTCTTACTTTATCGCCTAATTGTGATTGGATCACCGGATGCTGCGATACGATGGCGGGGACCCTCACCGCGCGAGAAAATTGCCCTGGCTCGAGCCCGGAATGAGCCCCCTGGCCTCGGCCCGGCGAAATAGCTCGGCCACCGCCCGTTCTCCCTCCTCGCCCACGTCCAGCGAGAACTCGTTGACGTAGGCGTGGATGTGCGCCCAGATCACCTCGTCCTCGAGTTCCTGGGCATAGCGCTTGATGTAGGCCACCGTCTCCTCGGGGTGGGCGTAAGCGTACTCGAGGCTCTCTCGCACCGCCCGGTCCAGCGAGCGGATGGCGGCCTCGCCCAGGTCGCGCCGGGCCAGGATGGCCCCCAAAGGGATGGGCAGCCCGGTCTCCGCCTCCCACCATTCGCCCAAGTCCAACACCTTGACTAGCCCGTAGCGGGGGTAGGTGAAGCGCGACTCGTGGATGATAAGCCCGGCGTCCACCTGACCCGACTGCACGGCAGGCAGGATCCGGTCGTAGCGCATCTCCACCGGGACGAAGCCGGTGCC
It includes:
- a CDS encoding SpoIID/LytB domain-containing protein; protein product: MTLPRWLLALAVFLATALAQQPDLLLRVLLLEAPSAQITLGSHQRITAGGRQAFPGGPVGLAQSGSEVLVDGQKVGPWVELAGDGFILGDKAYRGSLLVVAQNGRLLLINRVWLEDYLLGVLPAEVPRSFPAAALQAQAILARTFALSRLNPSGLYDLCADERCQVYGGRGVETPEHTAAVQATRTLIVSYANQPIAAVYHADSGGYTAAAEEVWGRSVPYLLPRPDPYSQSPKSPWALTLSPAAVAQRLLAQGAAVGEVLSLEVLSYTDSGRPSRVRVRGSLRAVELAGAEATRFLRGLGLPSTRISINGWQVSGRGLGHGVGMSQWGAKGFAQQGWDFRQILGYYYPGTFLSSFEVVSGLHDKLVAAGYPVGATVAQR
- the bshC gene encoding bacillithiol biosynthesis cysteine-adding enzyme BshC; the encoded protein is MPTTSERLRPYLPYGLEDLPELLERPRPAPRAELMAGLLAYLHRIGAPPASLAAARRLGEPHSRAIVTGQQAGLLTGPAFTFYKAHSALALARQYDAPGRAVVAVFWVASQDHDTDEVRSVRLLDLDERLHTLGLELPRSRPTGRIPFGPYLEQVCALLGRFGGVPSVRERICRAMVGEWSYSEVFARLLLEFLGSEGLVVLDPMAPELAPLFVPALEREIAMPLASAEAINQTAARMRADGLEPALGRGEAATNLFLEGEDGVRRLLRFREGHFEDGERRYTPADLLAILHRHPARITPAAGLRPVLQDLVLPTAGFVVGPGELKYVAELGGVYRLHGLEPPAVIRRMGATVLEPPIRRILGRYGLDPWAFQSDPEGKFLEALARQHALARQLEASLGEIAAKFAEVQGLLAQFEPTLEHSRRRSQKRVTHELERLHHKLLQAELRKEGLVRAQFERLRLHLTPGGAPQERVYPFLMYLLKHGEGVLERLRQAPAVGSVGLEV
- a CDS encoding Crp/Fnr family transcriptional regulator — encoded protein: MIPQFLAALPPEARGEAERVFHPFSARRGSYLCYPEDEARTLYYVKEGWVRLFQLGAQEEEITLTVVGTGEIFGEAALLPEGRYGVFAEPLVDSELFSASREDLQRLMSRFPAAQTAFLILLSQRLRKAEERLRDLRFKEVLPRLAKALLAAMREGEEGYEITLSHQDLAHLAASTRETVTKVLGELALEETIELGYRRILVLRPEELRRVAG
- a CDS encoding 1,4-dihydroxy-6-naphthoate synthase, whose product is MELGYSFCPNDTFIFYALVHGKVASPFPVAETLEDVETLNRWAMEGRLPLTKISYAAYGRLRERYVALRSGGALGRGVGPLLVARAPVDNLVDKRIAIPGTNTTASMLLSLYGTGFVPVEMRYDRILPAVQSGQVDAGLIIHESRFTYPRYGLVKVLDLGEWWEAETGLPIPLGAILARRDLGEAAIRSLDRAVRESLEYAYAHPEETVAYIKRYAQELEDEVIWAHIHAYVNEFSLDVGEEGERAVAELFRRAEARGLIPGSSQGNFLAR